The Leucobacter rhizosphaerae genome includes a region encoding these proteins:
- the alr gene encoding alanine racemase, with product MRVAEISVGAIRHNVARVRELTGGAVIVVVKADGYGHGAAIAAEAALAGGAAMVATADLEEALTLREHGIDAPILCWLHGARVDFADAVAARIEIGVSHLQQLEAVAEAARALGSVATVQFKVDTGLSRNGAAPEEWEALFARAAELVAAGLVRVTGIFSHLANAGDANDRLQAERFDAAVAGLRAVGIEPDMIHLAASAATLRSPHLHYNTVRVGVAAFGLSPFADQTSAQLGLIPAMTLRAEIVALRGVPAGTGVSYGFNHVCETATTLALVPIGYADGMPRALNGAGAWVTVAGEHRPIVGRIGMDQFIVDVGPLAGRLELGDEVVLFGDPEQGHPPVEIWAGLMRTINYEIVVGIGPRVRRIPVDGPAS from the coding sequence ATACGCGTGGCGGAGATCTCCGTCGGCGCGATCCGGCACAACGTCGCCCGCGTCCGCGAGCTCACGGGCGGCGCGGTCATCGTCGTGGTGAAGGCCGACGGCTACGGCCACGGCGCCGCCATTGCGGCCGAGGCAGCGCTCGCCGGCGGCGCGGCGATGGTCGCCACCGCCGACCTGGAGGAGGCCCTCACCCTTCGGGAGCACGGGATCGACGCACCGATCCTCTGCTGGCTGCACGGGGCCCGTGTCGACTTCGCCGACGCCGTGGCCGCGCGGATCGAGATCGGCGTCAGCCACCTGCAGCAGCTCGAGGCCGTCGCCGAGGCCGCGCGGGCGCTCGGCAGTGTCGCCACCGTCCAGTTCAAGGTCGACACCGGGCTCAGCCGCAACGGCGCCGCCCCCGAGGAGTGGGAGGCGCTCTTCGCACGCGCCGCCGAACTCGTCGCGGCGGGCCTCGTGCGCGTCACCGGCATCTTCAGCCACCTGGCCAACGCGGGAGACGCGAACGACCGCCTGCAAGCCGAGCGATTCGACGCGGCCGTCGCCGGGCTCCGCGCCGTCGGTATCGAGCCCGACATGATCCACCTCGCGGCCAGTGCGGCGACCCTGCGCTCGCCGCACCTGCACTACAACACCGTGCGCGTGGGGGTCGCGGCCTTCGGCCTCAGCCCGTTCGCCGATCAGACCTCCGCGCAGCTCGGGCTCATCCCGGCGATGACGCTCCGCGCGGAGATCGTGGCGCTCCGGGGGGTGCCAGCCGGGACCGGCGTCTCCTACGGCTTCAACCACGTCTGCGAGACAGCGACCACCCTCGCGCTCGTGCCGATCGGGTACGCCGACGGCATGCCGCGCGCCCTGAACGGCGCCGGCGCGTGGGTGACGGTGGCGGGGGAGCACCGGCCGATCGTCGGGCGCATCGGCATGGATCAGTTCATCGTCGACGTCGGACCGCTCGCCGGCCGCCTCGAACTCGGCGACGAGGTGGTGCTGTTCGGGGATCCCGAGCAGGGCCACCCGCCCGTGGAGATCTGGGCGGGACTCATGCGGACCATCAACTACGAGATCGTCGTGGGCATCGGTCCACGCGTGCGCCGGATCCCCGTCGACGGGCCGGCCTCGTGA
- the glmM gene encoding phosphoglucosamine mutase, with protein MGRLFGTDGVRGLAGVDVTAELALNLAHAAALVLGRSARSESRRAVAVVARDPRVSGEFISAAVAAGLASAGVDVLDAGVIPTPAAAYLVADTGADFGVMVSASHNPAPDNGIKFFAEGGRKLADDIEDEIQAAMSGPVIAVTGREVGRIRRFADAEDRYLVHLLGTLSGIKLDGLHVVLDCAHGAAAGISPDVFSDAGATLTVIGNDPDGFNINDGVGSTHLEPLIAAVREHGADLGIAHDGDADRCLAVDGEGNVIDGDKIMAILALSLARRGKLEKNTLVATVMSNLGLKLAMADNGIDVVETGVGDRYVLEAINEHGYSLGGEQSGHVIMSEHATTGDGILTGLHLAAEIVRTGKSLAELATCMTVYPQVLVNVRGVDRTGVAGDDVLQQAVHQAELVLGGKGRVLLRPSGTEPVVRVMVEAEHEDQAQQLADDLAAIVQERLAV; from the coding sequence ATGGGACGCCTGTTTGGCACCGATGGGGTTCGGGGCCTGGCCGGGGTCGATGTGACCGCCGAGCTGGCCCTGAACCTCGCCCACGCTGCGGCTCTCGTTCTCGGGCGTTCTGCCCGGAGCGAGAGCCGTCGCGCTGTCGCCGTCGTGGCGCGTGATCCGCGCGTCTCGGGAGAGTTCATCTCCGCCGCGGTCGCCGCCGGTCTCGCCTCGGCGGGAGTCGACGTGCTCGACGCCGGAGTGATCCCGACGCCCGCCGCGGCCTATCTGGTCGCCGACACGGGCGCGGACTTCGGTGTCATGGTCTCGGCGTCCCACAATCCGGCGCCCGACAACGGCATCAAGTTCTTCGCCGAGGGCGGCCGGAAGCTCGCCGACGACATCGAGGACGAGATCCAGGCCGCCATGAGCGGGCCCGTGATCGCGGTCACCGGTCGCGAGGTGGGGCGTATCCGTCGGTTCGCCGACGCCGAGGACCGGTACCTCGTGCACCTGCTCGGCACGCTGAGCGGGATCAAGCTCGACGGGCTGCATGTGGTGCTCGACTGCGCCCACGGTGCGGCGGCGGGGATCTCGCCCGACGTCTTCTCCGACGCCGGCGCGACGCTCACGGTGATCGGCAACGATCCCGACGGCTTCAACATCAATGACGGGGTGGGCTCGACCCATCTCGAACCGCTCATCGCCGCGGTGCGCGAGCACGGCGCCGACCTCGGCATCGCCCACGACGGCGACGCGGATCGCTGCCTCGCCGTCGACGGCGAGGGCAACGTGATCGACGGCGACAAGATCATGGCGATCCTGGCGCTCTCGCTCGCTCGGCGCGGCAAGCTCGAGAAGAACACACTGGTCGCGACCGTGATGTCGAACCTCGGCCTGAAGCTCGCGATGGCCGACAACGGGATCGACGTCGTCGAGACCGGTGTGGGCGACCGCTACGTGCTCGAGGCGATCAACGAGCACGGCTACTCCCTGGGCGGTGAGCAGTCGGGCCACGTCATCATGAGCGAGCACGCGACGACCGGCGACGGGATCCTCACGGGTCTGCACCTCGCCGCGGAGATCGTGCGCACCGGGAAGTCGCTGGCGGAACTCGCCACGTGCATGACCGTGTATCCGCAGGTGCTCGTGAACGTGCGGGGCGTCGACCGGACCGGCGTCGCTGGTGACGACGTGCTGCAGCAGGCCGTGCACCAGGCCGAGCTCGTGCTCGGCGGCAAGGGGCGGGTGTTGCTGCGCCCCTCCGGCACGGAGCCGGTGGTGCGGGTCATGGTGGAGGCCGAGCACGAGGATCAGGCTCAGCAGCTCGCTGACGATCTGGCGGCGATCGTGCAGGAGCGCCTCGCGGTCTAG
- the truA gene encoding tRNA pseudouridine(38-40) synthase TruA: protein MTPTTPPVRLRLDLAYDGTDFSGWASQPGLRTVQGELEASLGTLLRTDEARLTVGGRTDAGVHARGQVAHLEVTPAELAKWSGARGAGADAAAEPDENAARTRARRLNGILQRRASDIAIHSVREVPAAFDARFSAVRRRYEYRLRDAAARRDPLTARFTADVPRALDLDRMQRAADELLGLNDFTTFCKARDGATAIRDLLRFEWRRTEDGAFAARIEADAFCHSMVRAIVGAVVSVGSGRIDMQELRDLRDARARTSRFPVMPARGLSLEEISYPADDALAARAELTRARRRSEDLG from the coding sequence GTGACTCCGACCACCCCGCCCGTACGACTCCGACTCGACCTCGCCTACGACGGCACGGACTTCTCGGGGTGGGCGAGCCAGCCCGGGCTGCGTACGGTGCAGGGGGAGCTGGAAGCCTCGCTGGGCACCCTGCTGCGCACCGATGAGGCCCGACTCACGGTGGGGGGCCGCACCGATGCCGGCGTGCACGCGCGGGGGCAGGTGGCGCACCTCGAGGTGACCCCGGCCGAACTCGCGAAGTGGAGCGGTGCGCGGGGGGCGGGCGCTGATGCCGCTGCAGAGCCCGATGAGAATGCGGCGCGGACCCGGGCCCGTCGGCTCAATGGGATCCTGCAGCGCCGGGCGAGCGACATCGCGATCCACAGCGTCCGCGAGGTACCGGCGGCGTTCGACGCCCGGTTCTCCGCGGTGCGGCGGCGCTACGAATACCGGCTGCGCGACGCGGCGGCCCGACGGGACCCGCTCACCGCACGATTCACGGCCGACGTGCCGCGGGCGCTCGATCTGGATCGCATGCAGCGTGCCGCGGACGAACTGCTCGGGCTCAACGACTTCACCACGTTCTGCAAGGCGCGGGACGGGGCCACCGCGATCCGGGATCTGCTGCGGTTCGAGTGGCGGCGGACGGAGGACGGCGCGTTCGCGGCGCGGATCGAGGCCGACGCGTTCTGCCACTCGATGGTGCGGGCAATCGTCGGGGCGGTCGTAAGCGTGGGGTCCGGGCGGATCGACATGCAGGAACTGCGCGATCTCCGCGACGCACGTGCGCGCACGAGTCGCTTCCCGGTGATGCCGGCGCGCGGGCTGAGCCTCGAGGAGATCAGCTATCCGGCGGACGATGCGCTGGCCGCACGCGCGGAGCTCACCCGTGCCCGGAGGCGATCCGAGGATCTCGGCTGA
- the tsaE gene encoding tRNA (adenosine(37)-N6)-threonylcarbamoyltransferase complex ATPase subunit type 1 TsaE, translated as MHGLGVALGRRLGAGDLVILTGPLGAGKTTLTRGIGEGLGIRGPVQSPTFVIARTHPSLVGGAPLVHVDAYRLADATELDDLDLDFAGSVVVAEWGAGLLEGRESWAELVIERPTGDGVASDGAAGTASTHALEDPADDAWGEELVEPRIVTLRGFGPRWSEGVLP; from the coding sequence ATGCACGGGCTCGGGGTCGCACTCGGGCGTCGCCTGGGCGCCGGAGACCTCGTGATCCTGACCGGCCCGCTGGGTGCGGGCAAAACGACGCTGACGCGCGGAATCGGCGAGGGGCTCGGGATCCGGGGCCCGGTGCAGAGCCCGACGTTTGTGATCGCTCGCACCCACCCCTCGCTCGTCGGCGGAGCGCCGCTCGTGCACGTCGATGCGTACCGGCTCGCCGACGCCACGGAGCTGGACGATCTGGATCTGGACTTCGCGGGCTCGGTCGTCGTGGCCGAGTGGGGCGCCGGACTGCTCGAGGGGCGCGAGTCCTGGGCGGAGCTCGTGATCGAGCGGCCCACGGGTGACGGTGTGGCATCCGACGGCGCAGCCGGTACGGCATCGACTCATGCGCTCGAAGACCCCGCTGACGATGCTTGGGGCGAAGAACTGGTCGAGCCGAGGATCGTGACCCTGCGCGGGTTCGGCCCGCGCTGGAGTGAAGGAGTGCTGCCGTGA
- a CDS encoding DUF3995 domain-containing protein — protein MRCLTPLARTVAATGLLAVAGVHAVWASGSTWPERNRRRLSEAVIGHASVEPGRGATAAVAAGAAAGGIIAGGALGDGRGIVATRRAIGLALLARGILGGNTALISMGLPEGGKRFQELDERLYRPLCLVLGVATLIGARGPRASRRPLRTH, from the coding sequence ATGCGCTGCCTCACGCCTCTCGCCCGCACCGTCGCCGCAACCGGACTGCTCGCCGTCGCCGGCGTGCACGCCGTCTGGGCCTCCGGGAGCACCTGGCCGGAGCGGAACCGGCGGCGGCTCTCCGAAGCCGTCATCGGGCACGCCTCCGTCGAACCCGGGCGCGGCGCCACGGCCGCCGTTGCTGCGGGTGCGGCGGCCGGCGGGATCATCGCGGGTGGCGCGCTCGGCGACGGTCGTGGGATCGTCGCCACGCGGCGGGCGATCGGGCTCGCGCTGCTCGCCCGCGGGATCCTCGGCGGCAACACGGCACTGATCTCGATGGGACTGCCCGAGGGCGGGAAGCGCTTCCAGGAGCTGGATGAGCGCCTGTACCGGCCGCTGTGCCTCGTCCTCGGCGTCGCGACGCTGATCGGTGCCCGCGGCCCACGCGCATCCCGCCGACCGCTCCGCACCCACTAG
- the rplM gene encoding 50S ribosomal protein L13, translating into MTRTYSPKASEQKHDWIVIDATDVVLGRLASHAAALLRGKHKTTFAPHMDMGDYVIIINADKVVLTANKASQKRAYRHSGYPGGLRSVSYTELLEKNSDRAVEKAIRGMLPKNSLGADLFRKLKVYKGAEHPHAAQQPTPYTFGQVAQ; encoded by the coding sequence GTGACTCGCACATATTCGCCGAAGGCCTCTGAGCAGAAGCACGATTGGATCGTCATCGACGCCACCGACGTGGTGCTCGGACGCCTCGCCTCGCACGCCGCAGCCCTGCTGCGCGGCAAGCACAAGACCACGTTCGCTCCCCACATGGACATGGGCGACTACGTCATCATCATCAACGCCGACAAGGTCGTCCTCACGGCGAACAAGGCGTCGCAGAAGCGCGCCTACCGCCACTCGGGCTACCCGGGCGGTCTGCGGTCGGTCAGCTACACCGAGCTGCTCGAGAAGAACTCCGACCGTGCCGTCGAGAAGGCGATCCGGGGCATGCTCCCCAAGAACTCGCTCGGAGCAGACCTGTTCCGCAAGCTGAAGGTGTACAAGGGTGCCGAGCACCCGCACGCTGCTCAGCAGCCCACCCCCTACACCTTCGGCCAGGTCGCGCAGTAG
- a CDS encoding holo-ACP synthase, with protein sequence MIRGIGVDTVDIPRFERQLARTPALRTRLFAPDEQPLGAASLAARFAAREALIKALGGSGELTWHDMAVGRDDDRAPVFVGGPGLRAALVARGADRVHLSLTHDAGVATAFVIVESSSGGSTLEPGWAEHRGTTENGGESA encoded by the coding sequence ATGATTCGTGGGATCGGCGTCGACACGGTCGACATCCCGCGCTTCGAGCGCCAGCTCGCGCGCACACCCGCCCTTCGCACCCGGCTGTTCGCCCCGGACGAGCAGCCGCTCGGCGCGGCGTCGCTCGCCGCCCGGTTCGCCGCGCGCGAAGCGCTCATCAAGGCGCTCGGCGGATCCGGCGAGCTCACCTGGCACGACATGGCGGTGGGACGGGACGACGACCGTGCGCCGGTGTTCGTCGGCGGTCCCGGGCTCCGCGCGGCGCTCGTCGCCCGCGGCGCGGATCGGGTGCACCTCTCGCTCACCCACGACGCGGGGGTGGCGACGGCGTTTGTGATCGTCGAGTCGAGCAGCGGCGGGAGTACGCTCGAGCCAGGGTGGGCAGAGCACCGAGGAACGACCGAGAACGGAGGCGAGAGCGCATGA
- the coaA gene encoding type I pantothenate kinase gives MAETSTAPVTTDTHALVRPEFTSPFTEIGRAEWARLAGETPMPLSEREVSEFRGLGEPLDMAEVSEVYRPLSRLINQYAIAAREMHQRTRGFLGRNDERQSPFVIGIAGSVAVGKSTVARILRDLLARWPETPRVELVTTDGFLYPNAELQRRGIAARKGFPESYDRRALLRFVSQVKAGVAEVKAPHYSHLIYDIVPDEFTVVRRPDILIVEGLNVLQPASMQHPLAVSDLFDFSVYVDARTGDIRRWYRDRFLHLRESAFANPDSYFRRFATLDDDAAVALADEYWTNINHPNLIENIRPTRARATLVLRKEADHRVQKVLLRKL, from the coding sequence ATGGCCGAGACAAGCACCGCACCCGTCACCACGGACACCCACGCACTCGTGCGACCGGAGTTCACCTCCCCCTTCACCGAGATCGGCCGGGCGGAGTGGGCCCGCCTCGCCGGCGAGACGCCGATGCCGCTCTCCGAGCGCGAGGTCTCGGAGTTCCGCGGACTGGGCGAGCCGCTCGACATGGCGGAGGTGTCGGAGGTCTACCGACCGCTCAGCCGTCTCATCAACCAGTACGCGATCGCTGCGCGCGAGATGCACCAGCGCACCCGGGGGTTTCTCGGCCGCAACGACGAGCGGCAGAGCCCGTTTGTCATCGGCATCGCCGGCTCCGTGGCCGTGGGCAAGTCGACGGTCGCCCGTATCCTGCGCGATCTGCTCGCCCGCTGGCCGGAGACCCCGCGCGTGGAGCTCGTGACGACCGACGGGTTCCTGTACCCGAACGCGGAGCTGCAGCGGCGCGGGATAGCGGCGCGCAAGGGGTTCCCCGAGTCCTACGATCGCCGCGCGCTGCTCCGCTTCGTGTCGCAGGTGAAGGCTGGCGTCGCCGAGGTGAAGGCTCCCCACTACAGCCACTTGATCTACGACATCGTGCCCGACGAATTCACGGTCGTGCGGCGGCCGGACATTCTCATCGTCGAGGGGCTGAACGTGCTGCAGCCCGCATCGATGCAGCACCCGCTCGCCGTGAGCGACCTCTTCGACTTCTCGGTGTACGTGGACGCGCGCACGGGCGACATCCGCCGCTGGTACCGCGATCGTTTCCTGCACCTCCGCGAGAGCGCGTTCGCGAACCCCGACTCCTACTTCCGACGCTTCGCGACGCTCGACGACGATGCCGCCGTGGCACTCGCCGACGAGTACTGGACGAACATCAACCACCCGAACCTCATCGAGAACATCCGGCCGACGCGCGCCCGGGCGACGCTCGTGCTCCGCAAGGAGGCGGACCACCGGGTGCAGAAGGTGCTGCTGCGCAAGCTCTAG
- the tsaB gene encoding tRNA (adenosine(37)-N6)-threonylcarbamoyltransferase complex dimerization subunit type 1 TsaB, translating into MSDAVDRVAFEVIDLQSAASAPDQVLLAIDTALGTSVALGAAGRVVQATSADPLRHAEAIGGMLAGLFEAAGVSPSEVTGVVVGIGPGPFTGLRVGIAAAHAFALGRGVPLLPLQGHEAVALEVLERGASAGVRVIQDAKRRELFVTEYRGLDWAGVPERAVDPHLVPRDRLEPTAADVWPERIPAGRLVELASRRLAAGHGFESDRAVYLRAPDVAQPGAPKRVST; encoded by the coding sequence GTGAGCGACGCCGTCGACCGGGTCGCGTTCGAAGTGATCGATCTGCAGTCCGCCGCGAGCGCACCGGACCAGGTGCTCCTCGCGATCGACACCGCGCTCGGCACCAGTGTCGCGCTCGGCGCCGCGGGGCGGGTCGTCCAGGCGACGAGCGCGGATCCGCTGCGCCACGCCGAGGCCATCGGCGGCATGCTCGCCGGGCTGTTCGAGGCCGCCGGGGTATCACCCAGCGAGGTCACGGGGGTGGTCGTCGGGATCGGCCCCGGCCCGTTCACGGGGCTCCGCGTCGGGATCGCCGCCGCCCACGCCTTCGCCCTCGGGCGGGGCGTGCCGCTCCTGCCCCTGCAGGGCCACGAGGCGGTCGCGCTCGAGGTGCTGGAGCGCGGCGCGTCCGCCGGAGTGCGGGTGATCCAGGACGCCAAGCGGCGCGAGCTCTTCGTGACGGAGTACCGCGGCCTCGACTGGGCGGGCGTGCCCGAGCGCGCGGTCGACCCCCACCTCGTGCCGCGGGATCGGCTCGAGCCGACCGCGGCCGACGTCTGGCCCGAGCGGATCCCCGCGGGCCGGCTCGTCGAGCTCGCCTCCCGCCGACTCGCGGCCGGGCACGGCTTCGAATCCGACCGCGCCGTGTACCTGCGCGCGCCCGACGTGGCGCAGCCCGGCGCGCCGAAGCGGGTCAGCACGTGA
- the rpsI gene encoding 30S ribosomal protein S9, which produces MTEEQTVATESYTTETPASQATAAAPRPALTVPGAAVGRRKQAIARVRLVPGSGTMTVNGREFAEYFPNKLHQQLITDPFTVLELGGSYDVIARIVGGGPSGQAGALRLAIARALNEIDAEHNRPTLKKAGFLSRDARIKERKKAGLKKARKAPQYSKR; this is translated from the coding sequence GTGACTGAAGAGCAGACCGTGGCCACCGAGAGCTACACCACCGAGACTCCCGCGTCGCAGGCGACTGCCGCGGCTCCCCGCCCCGCGCTCACCGTTCCCGGTGCGGCCGTGGGCCGTCGCAAGCAGGCCATCGCCCGCGTGCGCCTCGTTCCCGGCAGCGGCACGATGACCGTCAACGGTCGTGAGTTCGCCGAGTACTTCCCGAACAAGCTGCACCAGCAGCTCATCACCGATCCCTTCACGGTGCTCGAGCTCGGCGGCTCGTACGACGTGATCGCCCGCATCGTCGGCGGCGGCCCCTCGGGCCAGGCCGGCGCGCTGCGCCTCGCGATCGCCCGTGCGCTCAACGAGATCGACGCCGAGCACAACCGCCCGACGCTGAAGAAGGCCGGCTTCCTGAGCCGCGACGCACGCATCAAGGAGCGCAAGAAGGCTGGTCTCAAGAAGGCCCGCAAGGCTCCGCAGTACTCGAAGCGCTAG
- the glmS gene encoding glutamine--fructose-6-phosphate transaminase (isomerizing) produces the protein MCGIVGYVGPNDTVEALLSGLRRLEYRGYDSAGVAVIDEAGNIGVRKRAGKLVRLEELLEVSPLTAQGTGIGHTRWATHGGPTDENAHPHLGDDGKLALIHNGIVENFAELRAEVEAAGITLIGETDTEVVAALLGLEVARVGDLETAFRTVVARLHGTFTLLAMHRDEPGKVVAARHHSPLVVGLGEGENFLGSDVAAFVSSTRRAVAVDEDNIAIITPDEVRITDFAGTPVEFAEYEVEWDADAADKGGWSSFMAKEINEQPDSVANTVRGRISGDAVEIPELTALGAERLTNVDRIIIIACGTASYAGMIGAYAIEQWARIPVEVQLSHEFRYRDPVLTDRTMVISVSQSGETMDTLMAVKYAVEQGVTTVSVCNTQSATIPRESDAAVYTHAGPEVAVASTKAFTAQITALYLIGLHLGRVRGTLSAETQADAVRQFETLPEKLREAVDTHTQIAQLAHWMADTRSVLFLGRHVGYPAALEGALKLKEIAYIHAEGFAAGELKHGPIALIDHGQPVFVLVPSPRTSPLMHSKVVSNIQEIRARGARVIAIVEKGDTAVLPYADDVIRLPLADALFEPLLQVIPLQWFALELSTVKGLDVDQPRNLAKSVTVE, from the coding sequence ATGTGTGGAATCGTTGGATATGTCGGACCGAATGACACGGTCGAGGCACTGCTGAGCGGACTGCGGCGACTGGAGTACCGGGGGTACGACTCGGCCGGCGTGGCGGTCATCGACGAGGCCGGGAACATCGGCGTGCGCAAGCGCGCCGGCAAGCTCGTGCGACTCGAGGAACTGCTCGAGGTGAGCCCGCTCACGGCTCAGGGCACCGGCATCGGGCACACCCGCTGGGCGACCCACGGCGGCCCGACGGACGAGAACGCGCACCCGCACCTCGGGGACGACGGCAAGCTCGCGCTGATCCACAATGGGATCGTCGAGAACTTCGCGGAGCTGCGCGCCGAGGTCGAAGCGGCCGGGATCACGCTCATCGGCGAGACCGACACCGAGGTCGTCGCGGCGCTCCTCGGTCTCGAGGTCGCGCGCGTCGGGGATCTCGAGACCGCGTTCCGCACGGTCGTCGCCCGCCTGCACGGCACCTTCACCCTGCTCGCGATGCACCGCGACGAGCCCGGCAAGGTCGTGGCGGCGCGCCATCACTCGCCCCTCGTGGTCGGGCTCGGCGAGGGGGAGAACTTCCTCGGCTCCGACGTCGCGGCCTTCGTCTCCTCCACCCGTCGCGCCGTGGCGGTCGACGAGGACAACATCGCGATCATCACGCCGGACGAGGTGCGCATCACCGACTTCGCCGGCACCCCCGTCGAGTTCGCCGAGTACGAGGTCGAGTGGGACGCCGACGCCGCGGACAAGGGCGGCTGGTCCTCGTTCATGGCGAAGGAGATCAACGAGCAGCCCGATTCCGTGGCGAACACGGTGCGCGGCCGGATCTCGGGCGACGCGGTCGAGATCCCCGAGCTCACCGCCCTCGGCGCCGAGCGGCTCACGAACGTCGACCGGATCATCATCATCGCCTGCGGCACCGCCTCCTACGCCGGCATGATCGGCGCCTATGCGATCGAGCAGTGGGCCCGGATCCCGGTCGAGGTGCAGCTCAGCCACGAGTTCCGCTACCGCGATCCCGTGCTCACCGACCGCACCATGGTGATCTCGGTGAGCCAGTCGGGTGAGACCATGGACACCCTCATGGCCGTGAAGTACGCCGTCGAGCAGGGCGTCACTACCGTGTCCGTGTGCAACACGCAGAGCGCCACGATCCCGCGCGAGTCCGACGCCGCCGTGTACACGCACGCCGGGCCGGAGGTCGCCGTCGCCTCGACGAAGGCCTTCACCGCGCAGATCACGGCGCTCTACCTCATCGGGCTCCACCTCGGGCGCGTCCGCGGCACGCTGTCCGCCGAGACGCAGGCCGACGCCGTGCGGCAGTTCGAGACGCTCCCCGAGAAGCTCCGCGAGGCCGTCGACACGCACACCCAGATCGCGCAGCTCGCGCACTGGATGGCCGACACCCGCTCGGTGCTCTTCCTCGGTCGCCACGTCGGTTACCCGGCGGCACTCGAGGGCGCGCTCAAGCTCAAGGAGATCGCCTACATCCACGCCGAGGGCTTCGCCGCCGGCGAGCTCAAGCACGGTCCGATCGCGCTCATCGATCACGGCCAGCCGGTCTTCGTGCTGGTACCGAGTCCGCGCACGTCGCCGCTCATGCACTCGAAGGTCGTCTCGAACATCCAGGAGATCCGCGCGCGCGGGGCACGCGTCATCGCGATCGTGGAGAAGGGCGACACCGCGGTGCTGCCCTACGCCGACGACGTGATCCGGCTCCCGCTCGCCGATGCGCTCTTCGAGCCGCTGCTGCAGGTCATCCCGCTGCAGTGGTTCGCGCTGGAGCTGTCGACGGTGAAGGGCCTCGACGTCGATCAGCCGCGCAACCTCGCGAAGTCCGTCACCGTGGAGTAA